DNA from Triticum aestivum cultivar Chinese Spring chromosome 7D, IWGSC CS RefSeq v2.1, whole genome shotgun sequence:
ACGCCGCGGCCGAGAGCGAGGACCCTGACACGGCGTACGTCAGGGAAGTGCTCGTCGCCGCGGGGCtgttcgacgacgacgacgacgcggcggTTGCGAGGACGGACTCGATCGCCATCTCCGACGACGTCttcgaggaggtcgaggacgggtaCTACTACCGCCGCCTCCGGCGCCGCGACGACggcgcaggagaggaggaggaactCGGAGCGGCGGACCGCCGCAGGCTGCTCTTCGACCTGGCCAACGAGGCGCTGCAGGCGGGCGCGAGGAGTGCCGTCTCTTCCTCGTCGCCGTCGTGTCTGCGCCGGTGGGTCGTCGAGTGCAACAACggctcgccgccgtcgtcgcggGTGCGAGGGAgggagctggaagacgaggtgtGGCGGCACGTGGCGCGGGCGACGGGGGACGGCACGGCGGAGCGCGAGGTCGGGAGGTCGCCGTGGGTGCCGGAGGCGCTGTGCGGGGACGCCTGCGCCGTCGGGAGGAAGATCGAGCGCGCCATCTTCGACGAGCTGGTCGGCGACGTCGTGCGTCAGCTGTTTGTCTGACTGCACTTATTTTTTCCAACAGTTTTTTTTGGAGAAAATTTTCGAACAGGTTTTGCAGGAAAAAAAGGCTTGTAAGTGGGCTGGAGCCTGCATGAGTTGCAAGCAGAGCCCAACAATGTTCTCCACAAGAGGCCCAATTGTACAGTCCAAGTGCCAGTAAGCATATGCATTCCACTTTATCTAAAAAAATGCATTCCACTATTCCCTTAATTAAAAAAAAACACATTCCACTTAAAAGGAATTGGTGTACGGTATTCTTTCTGGCATTTTTATATGCTTTCCCGATACTTTTTGTTGTATCaatttttattttcatctttaattttattttcttcctcttACTTATGtctattttcatttttatttgaaaatTACCAGATCATTTATTAAAAAAACATGACGACTTTTGAAATTTATATGAACATTCTTTAAAATGCATAAAACATTTTGAATTACATGAATCTTTCCACTCAAATACGTGATGGACAATTATTTCGTACATGATCCAATTTTGATACTGCATGACTTTTTTAATTACAATATCAACAATTTTTAGAATGAACAATTTTTTCAATACACGTGAACATGTTTTTTGATATGCAATGACCATTTTTTCAAAGACAGGATGATGCTTTTGAAAATAACGATGCATATAGTTTTGTAGGATAAAAACATATTTTAATACGTTAAGAAATTTTTTGTTATGTAATTTTTTTTATACACGACGAACATATTTGTCTTGTacggtgatttttttagaaaacacAAAGAACAATTTACAATATGAGAGTATTCTTAGAAAAACATATTTAATACATGATTAACCTTTTCAAAATATATGATGAACAATCTTTAACATGAATGGACCTTTTTTAATATGTGACGTACAATTTTTTCATACACAACGAAtattttttttaataaacaatgatACTTTTTTTGGAAACACAAAGAAAACAGTTTAATACTTGATTAATAAATATACAATCTGGGCTGAACATCGTTTCATACAGAATGAACCTTTTTGTTAAAATGTCGATGCATAAGAAATATTCATATAATTTAAAATATTAACACATTATCAACGAACTACTCAGGTATTTTTAATATATATACATATGTAAGTGAGTGTTCATTGAACAACGTGCGTATATATACATATGCACGTGGCGCGAGCGACAGTGGATGGCACGGCTGAGCGCGAGGTCGGGAGGCCACCGTGGGTGCCAGAGGCGCTGTGCGGGGACGCCTGCGTCGTCGGGAGGAAGATCAAGCGCGCCATCTTCGACGAGCTGGTCGACGACGTCGTGCGTCAGCTCTTTGTCTGACGGCACCTTTTTTTTCCAAGGGTTGTCTGACTGCACCTGATCGAGCAGGTTTTGTAGAAAAAAAAGAGAGGTCGTAAGTAGGCTGCAGCCTGCATAAGTTGCTACCAGAGCCCAACAATGTCCTAGCCACAGGGAAGCCCAATGCTCCAGTGAGCAAATCATGATGTAGTACATTGttaattagattttttttttaTGTAGGAGTACATTGTTCTTTTTGTTGAGAAGAATAGGAGTACATTGTTAGAAGCTGATAATTTGAACTCATGTTATTACCAAGCATATATTTTCATTCATATCAATTCTACTTTTGAGACTTTATTTTTGTGTTGTGTCTCTGAAACGATTATTATCTTTCTCGCCCGCCTAAATCCTGACTCCGCCCCTGCCTGGGCTTCCCCTAATCCTTTTGGATCGTAATCCTAGGTTTCCACATAGATTTAAGAGGTCTGCCGATAGAAAATAATCCTGGGCTTCCCCATACATTTGAGAGGTCTGCCGACCAGCCCAGAATTTAGGGTCGGTTTAAGGCGTCCGTTAGGATCGGCTTTTTTCGACCGGTCACTGACCCGGCTAGCATACGGAGGGAGTTTGGTGTGCGGCGGTACATGCTCTAATTTTTTTTTTTTAGCTCTGGACCCCCAAAAAGCACACAGGGCCTCGATTTGATGATGGGTTAAAAAGTTTGGACGGGTGAACTAGGATTACGAGTGGGCCTCCACCCCATGGTCCAGGGCAGAATACCCAAATTAGTCGGCACGACTGGCGGGCCTCCTCTTCCCAGATGGATGTAAGCCACACCAGCCGCCACCAAGCGGATATTACCAAGGATAAACCCACGATACACCCGGAGGATGCTTTGAAGGCGGATGTTAGCCCCACTAATTAAGGAATATCATGAGCTTGAAGGCAATGAGTGCGTAATTGAGTGTACAAGCTTCAATCATCACTTTACATGGTATACTTATTGTATACTAGTCCGCTAAGTTCCTTTATGTTATTTCAGTACTCTCCATCCGCACCTGAGTACCTGACTGAAAAATCTGAATTGGTTCTAGATGCTATTTTTATTAACCTTGTCATTCTGGGACTGCTGGATTTGATCATCTTTTCACAACAATGCCTTGCAAATGGATAATCTGATTATACACCCTTGGTAATATCATTTGCATGTTACATAGTTAAGACTTGAGAGAGCAGAGCACTTCCTGTTAAGCATTTACTGGATCTTGATTATAAAACCGCATGTTGTGAATGATAGACGTCCTGATTGTTTACGTGTACATGCAAGCCTTTCTTCCACTCTACTACCTCCGTCCagaaatgctcttatattatgggaacgGAAGGAGTACATGTTAATTTGTTGATAAAGCAGGCTGCCCCATGAAATGTTTGCTGGACAATGTTTGACTTGTACTAGCATATCTGGGATCTTGCAGATACACATTAGCACTCATAGCGGTGAATTTGTAAGCTAGCAAGACACCTGAAAATATATAACCAATTGCAAATTTAATTAGAGCGTAGGCCTTGGAGTTCCCAGTCAACGGGACCATTTATCTGAAAATCATTCAAGTTATCTAAATTCTAAATATATTGCCAAGGTATCAGTTCTACGTGCAGAGTAAGGCTTTTCCTTGTTGCATAGATATCAAACAATATATGCATGACAATGAGTGGCAAACTAATCAGTAATCACCAGATATTTACATGACAACAATACATCTCACTGCGGGTTCTCACAGCTCTGTATGATGTGTTCTCGTAACAAACTTCTGGGTTTGAGTTGGATCAAGGTGTTGTGGTGCTCTTTAAGACGTACTAGTTGGAGGACTAAACGACTGAGAGCAGTGCATGAACTTATGAAATGTAAATTTGTATTGCCTGTGTCAGTGAATCTATGCTGAATTTTATGTTCGATGACTGTCCTAGGAATGGTCAACATGGGACTACAGAAGATCAGGTAGACCAACCGGCATTGTTACCCTGTCCTATGGGTACACCCGAGGGTGCTTTGAAGGAGAATGTTAGCTCCACTAAGGAGTCTGATTAGCTTGAAGACAACCAGTACGTAATTTACCAGTTCTTAGTACGGAACTTGACACATAAGGTGGAAAGGACAGATCAACAGGCAAACATGACGAGCCAGAAACGAACAAACCAAAACCAAGCTTACAATGCCAAACATAACCACCATAAAGCCAATTAAGTGTACATGGCCTGGATGTTTCAGCATAAGGTCTTGCGCTGTATACTGCCAACCCTGTTAGTTGCTACTCATTTTTGTGTTATTCTAACATAGCTATCCCTTATCCTATGGATCGCAGCAGCTGCATCTCCTATGCACATTCTCTCGGTGGGTGCATGCTTGCTGCATGACAGGGCAACCTCTATGACAGAGGATATGGCATTGCTGGTATGTTCCATTGGGTTGCTTCCATCCAGCAAACTACTCGCACTAGCTTCTTCAATGGACAGTAGGACTGGATCGACGATCTGCATCAGCATCCCTGGAAATGCATCCTTGGCATGTTTTTGCAGGGTCAACCCGTCTCTGAACATGTCATGAGTAGGTGCCTTGCCTATAAACAACTCGAGGACGACACTCCCAAAGCTGTATACGTCCCCACGTGAAGAAACTTGACCACCTTCGCCATATTCTACATTCGCATACACAAAAAGGTGTGATTTTGCATACCTGCTAAATTTATGCTGTGGACTGTTTGATTTAATGTTAGAGAAAATTAAAGCTACCTGGAGCGACGTAACCAATTGTTCCTCTTATTCCAGTCGAGCTCTTTGAGTTAATCAGTTGCTCGGCTGCTGGTTCGGAAATAATCTTTGCAAGGCCAAAGTCTCCAACATGAGCAACTAAATCCTCGTTGAGAAGAATGTTGCTTGGCTTCAGGTCGCAGTGAACTATTGGCGGTTCACAGTTGTTGTGCAAATAATCTAGTGCATCAGCAATACCGACTGCAATATTTAATCTCTGAATCAATGTCAATCCTTGCAGTTGCTGTGATGCATCATGTACATCCGGATGTAACCAGCTGTCCAGGTTCCCATTGGGCATGAACTCGAACATAAGAGCTTTGAAGTCGTTTTGGCTTGAGTCAGAGCTTGAGCAGCAAGTTATGACACTGATCAAATAACGATGGCGAACCTTACTAAGTGCCTCACACTCAGCTAAAAAGCTTTTGGAACAACCAGTCTGTTGGAGATCAAAAACCTTCACCGCTACTGTGGTCATCATATTGTTCAGCAATAAACGACACTTATACACTGATCCATGCATTCCTCTACCAATCAAATTGGCTGTGGCAAAGCCACCTGTTCCCTGGGCCAGTTCAACACAAGTAACTCTTGGATAATTGTCACCCATCAATTGGAATCCACTTGTGGATGTGGATTGAGCTTTTGTTTCCTTTCTCCTTGTGAAGAACACAAGCATCGCACTCAAGCATAGAATTGCGCCAACAATTGGGATAGCTATTGCGATAATGAAATGGCGTTTCTTCTTGTGTTCCATTGATTCTGGCGGCGGGCATGGGGGCAACTGTAATTCTGAGTTACCACCACAAAGCCTCGAATTCCCTTCAAACAAAAATCCAGTCACATTACTGAACACACCCTGCGATGGAACTTTGCCATCCAGAGTATTGAAGGACAGGTCTAACTGATACAATGATGCCATGTTTTGCAAGCTTTCAGGGATATGACCAGACAAGTAGTTGTGTGCAAGATACAATTCTTGAATACCGTCCATGAGTCCTAACTCTTGAGGAACCACACCAGAGAGTGTATTCTTGGAAAGATTTAGAAATGTCAAGCCCTGCATTTTGCTGATAGACGAGGGAATGGTACTATTGAAGTAGTTGCGGTCCAACTTGAGCTCTATCAAGCTTTGGCATTTGCTAAGTGTATTAGGAAGCGGTCCTGATAAGTTGTTCAGGGATACATACAGGTATGTAAGCTTTGTCAGATTGCCAACTTGAGGTGGAAGAGAACCAACCAAAAAATTGTTTGACAAATCCAGTGTATTTGACAGGGTTGATAGGTTAAAGATCTCTTTTGGTAATGGACCTGAAAACTTATTGTTTGAAAAGTCCGCTTCAGTTATCTCCTGGAGGTTCCCTAGGCCTGTTGGAAGGCCCCCCTTAAACTTATTGCTGCCGGCTGAAAGAACTAGCAGCCGTGTCAAGTTCCCGAGGGAGGATGGCAAGGATCCTGAAAACTGATTATTATTGAAATACAATTGCTGAAGCAAATTTAGCCTTCCAATGCTGTCAGGCAAGACATCAGTAAATTGGTTGTGAGGGAAGTCCAACACATTTAGTCCGACAAGATTGCTTATGCCAAATGGTAATTTGCCAGAAATTTCATTAAATCCAAAAATAAACTGTTGGAGATGTGCTGATAGGTTGCCAACTGAGCTTGGCAGCACGCCACCTAGCGCGTTGGCCTGGATGCAAAGGTTCCTGAGGCGTGTGCAGTTTGTGAGGAATGTCATAAACTCCCAGTCCTGAGCAGTGGCTGCCATTAGCTGATTACTCTCAAAATTGAGGACTTCTGGGCAGAGCATTCCAATCTCAGGAGGCACTGTTCCGGTGATGTCTAGAAACCTTATCTGAGTTGCATTGACGAGAGAAGCTGTTCAACCCGCCGAGGAACAGGCCCATGAGGCGCGGGACGTGATCCCCCAAGTCAGAGGGCAGTTTACCACCCAGCAAGGCATCCACATCGGGCTTATCGTCGAGTGCTGTTGCTGATGCCGATTGGAATGCGTAGGGCAGCAGAAGCAGTAGAAGATGAGGCCACATCGCCGCTGACACTGAGAATGGTAGAATAAATGTAAGCTTGAGGTCATTCAACATATCGTATAGTGGAACTTTGTGCTCCTACATACTACGTACATTATATGCTTATTAATCTGCCTAATTTACTGCAGAGCAGATAAATCATGTAGGAGTAGATGATTTATTTTCACTTCGAAATCATAAGCTGCACTAGCCGATTGTTTGGTCAAGGAATAAGCCAAACTTGGTCCATTGGAGCaagttcttttttttattttttttctgaaaaagagGATAAACATCATGCCTCTCTGGATTGTAGCGAGTTCCTTATCCGAAGCAACAGTGACCTAAAACGTCTTAAGAACGTTTACAGAGGGAGCATTTTCAGCTCAGCTCCTCCAATGGAGGATAAGAGTCCGGCCCAGGGGCCGGGGCCAGGGAGAATGAATCACATCACGGACCCGGTAGGGAAAAGAGCCATGCTTACAGAGATGGATGTAGGGGCCGGCCGGGAGGAGGACGTACGTGCGCGCAGCCTCGAGCGAGTGAGGGGGCTAGCGGGGTAGGCGGAGGAGAGGAAGGGCCGGCCTGCCGGCGGCGTCGGAGGGGCTCGGAATCAGCTCGCCGGGGAAGGAGGCATCAGACCAGATCACAAGGTGTGCGCTCGGCGGAGTCATGCCGTATATGTCGTCAGAGATAGTGGTAGGGACGGTAGTAACTCAGGGGCATCTGTCGGCGGGTTAGTATGAAAACGAAATCCATAAACATGAGGCGCGTGGCCCGGCTGCCGCGTGCGCGTGCGTGGTGCCCCCCTCCGGCCCTACACGGCTGCCACCCAGTAGCACACTATTTGCCTTTAAAAAAAAAACAACTTCAAACCCGTAGCGTTCCTAGATACTCGTCCGCCAGGTATACCTGGCCATGGATACCCAGCCCGACCCGGTCCGGAAAAGCCCGACCCGACCCGGCTTGGAAAAGCTCGACCCAACCTAGCCCTGTCTTGCCCATGGGCCGGGCCTGGGCCTAGGTTTTCAGCTCGAAGGTTAGGTCGGGCCGGGCCTGGGCCTGCCATATTTGCGATTTACTAAGGAGGCCTGGGCCTAGGTTTTGAGCTCGAAGGTTAGGTCGGGCCGGGCCTGGGCCTGCCATATTTGCGATTTACTAAGGAGGcctggtgtaacgccccggattcgatgcgccgggtgtcttccagttattcgtcgttgttgtcaggtcatttgcttgcgtgttgctttttgccatgtcatcatctgcattgcatcctcatattttcaaaacttgcatccgttcgggtccccggttctccccgttgtccgttctgagcccaaccacactctcCCTCGCgcccgttgcacctctcagatcttgtttcgtgagcgggagaaaaacgttctcgaaatgggtcggtatttgccgagtggccttggtatagcaccggtagaccgcctgtcaaatttcgtttcatttggaggttGTCTGATGCCCCAACGGTTATCCGCGTAGACCgaaagccccttttgtcttgcagcccaacacccctccaaatcagcctactagcccatctaaaccccctgcATTCTCTCCGCCGTttgatcacaatcgtgtgggcgaaaaccgcacctcatttggactctcctagctccctctacctataaatatgtgtccctccccgaaaattcgcggatgaaccctagccctctccctcctcgcgccgccggacatgtccgcgccgtcgccggacgcgtccacccccgCCAGCCACATCGCCCGGCCAATCCCGGGGCGACACgtcatcgccgccgtcgcctgcagCCAACCAGCGCCCTCCACGtcgccccccctctctcctccgccgccagggcccgcggggcccatatCCGGCCCGCGGggctcgagccgccgccgccgcccgtggtcGCCCGCGCCCGGCGCCTGGCTCCGGCGCCGCCGTCTTGGAGCTCCCGCCCCGGGCCGACCATCGCCCGTCCGCCCCGCGCCCGGCACCTGGCTCCGGCGCCGCCGTCTTGGAGCTCCCGCCCCGGGCCGACCATCGCCCGTCCGCCCCGCGCGCCGCCTCCGtgcccgaccccggcgccggccacctcgccgcccggCGCCGGCGACCCCTGCCGCCCGCTCGCCGCGGcgacctcgcccgccgccgccttgctcctCCGCCCTCCTCGCCGttcgcctccgccgccgcacctCTCCACCGGCgccccccgcgccgcctcgccccgtCCACGCCGTCCCCGACCTCCGCCGTTGCCGGAGTCGCCTCGTCCCGGATCCGGTGAGGCGGGATCAGATCCACCAGTGCACCGAATCAAACACGCCTCCCCCCGCCTGGATCTCCCCGTCCCGCTTCGCCCCGTACAGATTTTCGGAGTGGTATATTTCTGCTAAGTCCCTGGAATTCAGCATCATGTGCACATGTTTGCCATGCCATATCTCCATgactgtagctccgttttgtgcgtgtaatatgttgcaatgttcatcatgatgtgatcttcattttgttccattgtgccatgcttgtttgagtccatcttgatgcccttatcatcgttgcaagagtgccatatgatgttaactgctgtctgttatcagaacttgatgatttgtctttttcatgccattttgtgtgtgcatcctatgagcatgagctctacatgtgttttgatatacatcatgccatctttacagtggtgcttatCCTGTATTTTTTTGGtctatttggtgactagcacaagcatgcaaaataggctccgtgatattgctgatttctgtgacattgttttctgccaagtctgagtctgttacattgtgatgccatgtaaacctgctgctatcATGAGTTCtacgcataatctggagatgttcactaaggatattttgttatAAATGTTATGCTCTACCCATCCATGCCTTTTGTTGCATTTATATCaggctgtagcttgttgtaatcttgctctcaaattgataaataatgttgctgtcagtctgttaacatttagttcagttttgccatgtgttttgctagtgatccatgcaccctatggttattctattgccatgcttagcttcatatttaTTCCATCTTACTTTTGGTTACCTTGTTATGCCatgtattgctttgtggtgagtggtacaagctcaccaacatgtctacttatCATTGTTTTTGCCATGCACTGTTATTTTCactgtctgaatctgtttatgaaacttgctatgtttacatgggtgccatcatatcttctgtgcctttttggctcatgttcagtaagggacatttgttatatgctttgagtagaatcacgccatgcctttgttttctatgatctgttcctgtagcatgttgtttgatagctctttgcaacctgatgttatttctgccatgtccagtaatttctgctaagtctgtgaactgttattatttgtaatatggccatgtccttttgagcatgttgtagtggtttctggagatagctcagtgttcatgttttgtcatgatttacctgtatttcatgcccatgccttttgttatcatgttggagtgctgtagcatatttccatggtgcttgcaagatgcctagttgctgttttggacagattgttgctatatcttgtttggagtgtatatgttgcaccgttgctccgttttgagcatgctctatatgaaacttgcttagtattGCATGTAGATTCatgttatcatgttgcatccatgccttgagtgtgtttgcttgatgtttgaatgcattttgcatcaatgccatgcttaacttgttttgctcatatcttctaggcagtagctccgaattaaatgaactttatatgaaacttgactagaatttcgtgtagatcatcttggtgcatcttaacttgatgtttaacaatttgaacataagatttattcagatctggaccaattttgaaatttgcatatgaggacttaccggatttgttatatgttgtttccggcctcatttaaacctgctttgatgtgttgctcttgtatgcctcatctcttgccatgagtagcttcatgtagccttgtcatgcatcatacttggttgagcatcatgccttgttcatgtgtggtgtgtttaccatgtgtgattcttctcgatagttcccgtttcgttgcgatcgtgaggattcgttcgtctacgcttggttcgtcttcgtggcttcatcttcttcatgtactcgttcttcttcctagcgggatttcaggcaagatgaccgtcaccttggatctcactactatcatcgctatgctagttgcttcgttctatcgctatgctgcgttacctaccacttgcttatcaagccttccaaattgccatgtcagcctctaaccttttcaccctacctagcaaaccgttgtttggctatgttaccgctttgctcagcccctcttatagcgtggctagttgcatgtgaagatgaagattgctccatgtcggattatgtttatgttgggatatcacaatatctcttatattattaatgcatctatatacttggtaaagggtggaaggctcggccttatgcctggtgttttgttccactcttgccgccctagttttccgtcataccggtgttatgttccttgattttgcgtcccttacgcggttgggtgatttatgagacccccttgacagttcgctttgagtaaaactcttccagcaaggcccaaccttagttttacatttgcctcacctagcctttttcccttgggagtcgcgcatcccgagggtcatctttattttaccccccgggccagtgcttctctaagtgctggtctgaaccgagtagactgcggggccacctcggggaaacttgagggctggttttactcgtaggatgtctcatccggtgttgccctgagaacgagatatgtgcagctcctatcgggattgtcggcgcatcgggcggctttgctggtcttgttttaccattgtcgaaatgtcttgtaaaccgggattccgagactgatcgggtcttcccgggagaaggaatatccttcgttgaccgtgagagcttataatgggctaagttgggacactcctgcaaggtat
Protein-coding regions in this window:
- the LOC123169546 gene encoding receptor kinase-like protein Xa21 isoform X1 is translated as MLCPEVLNFESNQLMAATAQDWEFMTFLTNCTRLRNLCIQANALGGVLPSSVGNLSAHLQQFIFGFNEISGKLPFGISNLVGLNVLDFPHNQFTDVLPDSIGRLNLLQQLYFNNNQFSGSLPSSLGNLTRLLVLSAGSNKFKGGLPTGLGNLQEITEADFSNNKFSGPLPKEIFNLSTLSNTLDLSNNFLVGSLPPQVGNLTKLTYLYVSLNNLSGPLPNTLSKCQSLIELKLDRNYFNSTIPSSISKMQGLTFLNLSKNTLSGVVPQELGLMDGIQELYLAHNYLSGHIPESLQNMASLYQLDLSFNTLDGKVPSQGVFSNVTGFLFEGNSRLCGGNSELQLPPCPPPESMEHKKKRHFIIAIAIPIVGAILCLSAMLVFFTRRKETKAQSTSTSGFQLMGDNYPRVTCVELAQGTGGFATANLIGRGMHGSVYKCRLLLNNMMTTVAVKVFDLQQTGCSKSFLAECEALSKVRHRYLISVITCCSSSDSSQNDFKALMFEFMPNGNLDSWLHPDVHDASQQLQGLTLIQRLNIAVGIADALDYLHNNCEPPIVHCDLKPSNILLNEDLVAHVGDFGLAKIISEPAAEQLINSKSSTGIRGTIGYVAPEYGEGGQVSSRGDVYSFGSVVLELFIGKAPTHDMFRDGLTLQKHAKDAFPGMLMQIVDPVLLSIEEASASSLLDGSNPMEHTSNAISSVIEVALSCSKHAPTERMCIGDAAAAIHRIRDSYVRITQK
- the LOC123169546 gene encoding receptor kinase-like protein Xa21 isoform X2, producing the protein MWPHLLLLLLPYAFQSASATALDDKPDVDALLGASLVNATQIRFLDITGTVPPEIGMLCPEVLNFESNQLMAATAQDWEFMTFLTNCTRLRNLCIQANALGGVLPSSVGNLSAHLQQFIFGFNEISGKLPFGISNLVGLNVLDFPHNQFTDVLPDSIGRLNLLQQLYFNNNQFSGSLPSSLGNLTRLLVLSAGSNKFKGGLPTGLGNLQEITEADFSNNKFSGPLPKEIFNLSTLSNTLDLSNNFLVGSLPPQVGNLTKLTYLYVSLNNLSGPLPNTLSKCQSLIELKLDRNYFNSTIPSSISKMQGLTFLNLSKNTLSGVVPQELGLMDGIQELYLAHNYLSGHIPESLQNMASLYQLDLSFNTLDGKVPSQGVFSNVTGFLFEGNSRLCGGNSELQLPPCPPPESMEHKKKRHFIIAIAIPIVGAILCLSAMLVFFTRRKETKAQSTSTSGFQLMGDNYPRVTCVELAQGTGGFATANLIGRGMHGSVYKCRLLLNNMMTTVAVKVFDLQQTGCSKSFLAECEALSKVRHRYLISVITCCSSSDSSQNDFKALMFEFMPNGNLDSWLHPDVHDASQQLQGLTLIQRLNIAVGIADALDYLHNNCEPPIVHCDLKPSNILLNEDLVAHVGDFGLAKIISEPAAEQLINSKSSTGIRGTIGYVAPEYGEGGQVSSRGDVYSFGSVVLELFIGKAPTHDMFRDGLTLQKHAKDAFPGMLMQIVDPVLLSIEEASASSLLDGSNPMEHTSNAISSVIEVALSCSKHAPTERMCIGDAAAAIHRIRDSYVRITQK